One genomic window of Pseudomonas chlororaphis subsp. piscium includes the following:
- a CDS encoding glutathione S-transferase: MKLIGMLDSPYVRRVALTLKRLDISFEHEALSVFRTFEQFQRINPVVKAPTLICDDGTVLMDSCLIIDYLEALAGRSLLPAAPQARAHDLRLIGLALAACEKSVQIYYEYQLRPAQKQHEPWLERVRGQLAAAYGELERELEKRPLATDGGIDQAGISLAVAWSFTQLVVAEHLDATRFPRVKAFAEYAEGLELFVSTPMV; this comes from the coding sequence ATGAAACTGATCGGTATGCTCGATTCACCCTATGTTCGCCGTGTCGCCCTCACCCTCAAGCGCCTGGATATCTCGTTCGAGCATGAGGCGTTGTCGGTGTTTCGCACCTTCGAGCAGTTCCAGCGCATCAACCCGGTGGTCAAGGCACCGACCCTGATCTGCGACGACGGCACGGTGCTAATGGATTCGTGCCTGATCATCGACTACCTGGAAGCCCTGGCCGGCCGTAGCCTGTTGCCGGCGGCGCCCCAGGCGCGGGCCCACGACCTGCGGCTGATCGGCCTGGCGCTGGCGGCGTGCGAGAAGTCGGTGCAGATCTACTACGAATACCAGCTGCGCCCCGCACAGAAACAGCACGAACCGTGGCTGGAGCGGGTTCGTGGGCAATTGGCGGCAGCCTATGGCGAGCTGGAGAGAGAATTGGAGAAACGTCCGCTGGCCACTGACGGCGGCATCGATCAGGCCGGTATCAGCCTGGCCGTGGCCTGGAGTTTTACCCAATTGGTGGTGGCCGAGCATCTGGATGCCACGCGGTTTCCAAGGGTCAAGGCGTTTGCGGAGTACGCGGAAGGGTTGGAGTTGTTTGTCAGTACGCCGATGGTTTGA
- a CDS encoding NUDIX hydrolase, with product MTDKAYAILLYSEDEDNGYLYFPIKRANLVYGGMPQFFGGTKNAGETDHDTIAREMKEESDGKVTLGAGGLTSIYKSKVGNNNYSFYVAENYVGTNFLGSLTNSEMSSIQQFFVQIGQEDDIEDLLKSLKIVPTAEFIESETYEAFNRAIAWSEK from the coding sequence ATGACCGATAAAGCATACGCAATTCTTCTGTATTCCGAAGACGAGGATAATGGCTACCTTTACTTCCCCATTAAACGCGCCAATCTGGTTTATGGCGGCATGCCGCAATTCTTCGGTGGCACCAAGAATGCGGGAGAGACTGATCACGACACTATCGCCAGGGAGATGAAAGAGGAAAGCGATGGCAAAGTTACCTTGGGGGCCGGTGGACTGACGTCAATCTACAAGTCCAAGGTTGGCAACAATAACTACAGTTTTTATGTAGCGGAAAACTACGTAGGGACGAACTTCCTGGGCAGCCTGACCAACAGCGAGATGAGCAGTATCCAGCAGTTCTTCGTCCAGATTGGACAGGAGGACGATATTGAGGATCTGCTGAAATCACTCAAGATCGTTCCGACTGCAGAGTTTATCGAGTCCGAAACCTATGAGGCATTCAATCGGGCTATCGCGTGGAGTGAAAAATAA